Proteins found in one Mytilus edulis chromosome 2, xbMytEdul2.2, whole genome shotgun sequence genomic segment:
- the LOC139510226 gene encoding uncharacterized protein isoform X2, with product MNTRKHVFRLNYTFEGREGTDALLNCIGEAGTVSNYADYVYPGDPYIVIDEVKYTLESFNDCLHNYTYGVKNKCDNLTTCNFQISNELVGSSCGTEGNAWLTVHYHCVRDGAWTTWSSWGGCSRTCGGGYKTRTRTCTHPAPNDFSKNLVCMDGSVNQIERCNTATCSHSQRNLEGSNFVQTCDDHKTNGSLTVTYARWHNGCGCGGSHVAGTYQTPCDNNYTCSVPVSRYINLPNYDYTCYSSHLTYDDDDRTIYRTVSCTNYCYILDSTYTCKIPQWTQWSEWSVCSQTCDRGSQIRTRECEEDTESNTRDGYINRCGQKYDETHILETRECLLLGNHPYCTYCEDRTFIYGDDVALRTVKNDTDEGNAVLLKNDIDIIRCCGLIAYWEFFATNPGTLKFIVWRSTGEDNSYTVVGTNSVNISDTEVNKIFKFIPDSADRITVIADDLIGWFDGGANIIGYDNCSSTYNASTSNHRDLRPNYCPTQTYRMTLDKEPEDEDVVLWSGTRYIDRVYVMQYTTVENTSPYFNLSRYHKTIPDHSYIDFSIMDFYFNDTDYADWFVLVKPEHDADPYFYYDTFAKSVHVKDQLPHINGRQNYVHEFIVWADDSCYNRVTGTVTITSFNGPPTFPDLPKRISISESKIGALYTFSVDDPSNGPDTITCQYERAIPNSESHKFYIEGKTIYLYSNATLDKDLNPEYEIVISCNDGTDTTVTFLKIEITKEITDSEAPPDFVLIETGVIFAATFIAVVINVGAVYIMMMNSLMITP from the exons ATGAACACAAGGAAGCACGTGTTCAGGT TGAACTACACCTTTGAAGGAAGAGAAGGAACCGATGCACTATTGAATTGTATTGGAGAAGCAGGAACAGTGTCTAATTACGCTGACTATGTATACCCAGGAGATCCATACATTGTTATAGATGAAGTGAAATATACATTAGAATCCTTTAATGACTGTCTACATAATTACACATATGGTGTCAAGAACAAATGTGACAATCTAACAACTTGTAATTTTCAAATATCCAATGAGTTAGTTGGAAGTTCCTGTGGAACTGAAGGAAATGCATGGTTAACTGTACACTACCACTGTGTTC GAGATGGGGCCTGGACAACATGGAGTTCCTGGGGTGGTTGTTCTAGAACTTGTGGTGGTGGCTACAAGACTCGGACACGAACTTGCACTCATCCTGCACCAAATGATTTCAGCAAAAATCTAGTTTGTATGGATGGTAGTGTAAATCAGATAGAAAGATGTAACACTGCAACTTGCTcac ATTCTCAACGTAATTTAGAAGGTAGTAACTTTGTTCAAACTTGTGATGATCACAAAACCAATGGAAGTCTAACTGTTACCTATGCTAGGTGGCATAATGGTTGTGGGTGTGGAGGAAGTCATGTAGCTGGAACATATCAGACCCCATGCGATAATAACTATACATGTTCTGTTCCTGTTTCCAGATATATTAATTTACCTAATTATGATTATACATGCTATTCTTCACATTTAAcatatgatgatgatgataggACCATATATCGTACAGTTTCTTGCAcaaattattgttatattttggaCTCAACGTATACATGTAAAA TTCCCCAATGGACTCAATGGTCTGAGTGGTCTGTCTGTTCTCAGACATGTGATAGAGGATCCCAGATTAGAACACGTGAATGTGAGGAGGACACAGAATCAAACACAAGAGATGGCTACATAAACAGATGTGGACAGAAATATGATGAAACACACATACTAGAGACCAGGGAATGTTTACTATTAGGGAATCACCCATATTGTACTT attgtGAAGACAGAACATTTATTTATGGTGATGATGTGGCATTAAGAACTGTGAAAAACGATACAGATGAAG GAAATGCTGTCTTGTTGAAGAATGATATAGACATTATTAGATGTTGTGGATTAATTGCCTATTGGGAGTTTTTTGCAACTAATCCAGGAACTTTGAAGTTTATTGTATGGAGATCTACTGGTGAAGATAACAGCTATACAGTTGTAGGAACCAACTCTGTTAACATTTCTG ATACTGAAGTCAATAAGATATTCAAATTTATACCTGACAGTGCTGACCGTATCACAGTTATAGCAGATGATTTGATTGGATG GTTTGATGGTGGTGCTAATATTATTGGCTATGACAACTGTAGTTCTACATACAATGCATCAACAAGTAATCATCGTGACCTACGACCAAATTACTGCCCAACACAGACCTATAGAATGACCTTGGACAAGGAACCAGAAGATGAAGATGTTGTCCTGTGGTCTGGTACCCGCTATATTGACAGAGTATATGTTATGCAGTACACAACAGTGGAAA atacTTCCCCTTATTTCAACTTGTCAAGATACCACAAGACAATACCTGACCATTCATATATAGACTTTAGTATTATGGACTTTTACTTCAATGACACTGATTATGCTGACTGGTTTGTTCTTGTTAAACCAGAACATGATGCAGATCCATATTTCTATTATGATACTTTTGCAA AAAGTGTACATGTTAAAGATCAACTTCCACATATTAATGGAAGACAGAACTATGTTCATGAATTCATTGTATGGGCTGATGATTCTTGTTACAATAGAGTCACAGGAACTGTTACAATAACATCATTCAATGGA CCTCCTACATTTCCTGATTTACCAAAGAGAATATCGATAAGTGAGTCAAAGATAGGAGCACTTTACACGTTTAGTGTTGACGATCCATCGAATGGACCAGACACCATCACATGTCAATACGAAAGAGCTATACCTAATTCAGAAAGCCACAAATTTTATATTGAGG GTAAGACAATATACCTGTACAGCAATGCTACACTGGACAAAGATCTGAATCCTGAATATGAGATTGTTATATCTTGTAATGATGGAACAGATACAACAGTCACTTTCCTTAAAATAGAAATAACTAAAGAAATAACAGACTCAGAAGCACCTCCAG ATTTTGTCCTGATAGAGACTGGTGTTATCTTTGCTGCCACCTTTATTGCTGTAGTCATTAATGTAGGTGCTGTATATATTATGATGATGAACTCATTGATGATAACTCCATGA
- the LOC139510226 gene encoding uncharacterized protein isoform X1, producing the protein MWLLNVFFISVCILPITAVKMNYTFEGREGTDALLNCIGEAGTVSNYADYVYPGDPYIVIDEVKYTLESFNDCLHNYTYGVKNKCDNLTTCNFQISNELVGSSCGTEGNAWLTVHYHCVRDGAWTTWSSWGGCSRTCGGGYKTRTRTCTHPAPNDFSKNLVCMDGSVNQIERCNTATCSHSQRNLEGSNFVQTCDDHKTNGSLTVTYARWHNGCGCGGSHVAGTYQTPCDNNYTCSVPVSRYINLPNYDYTCYSSHLTYDDDDRTIYRTVSCTNYCYILDSTYTCKIPQWTQWSEWSVCSQTCDRGSQIRTRECEEDTESNTRDGYINRCGQKYDETHILETRECLLLGNHPYCTYCEDRTFIYGDDVALRTVKNDTDEGNAVLLKNDIDIIRCCGLIAYWEFFATNPGTLKFIVWRSTGEDNSYTVVGTNSVNISDTEVNKIFKFIPDSADRITVIADDLIGWFDGGANIIGYDNCSSTYNASTSNHRDLRPNYCPTQTYRMTLDKEPEDEDVVLWSGTRYIDRVYVMQYTTVENTSPYFNLSRYHKTIPDHSYIDFSIMDFYFNDTDYADWFVLVKPEHDADPYFYYDTFAKSVHVKDQLPHINGRQNYVHEFIVWADDSCYNRVTGTVTITSFNGPPTFPDLPKRISISESKIGALYTFSVDDPSNGPDTITCQYERAIPNSESHKFYIEGKTIYLYSNATLDKDLNPEYEIVISCNDGTDTTVTFLKIEITKEITDSEAPPDFVLIETGVIFAATFIAVVINVGAVYIMMMNSLMITP; encoded by the exons ATGTGGCtcttaaatgttttctttatttcagtgTGTATTTTACCAATTACTGCAGTTAAAA TGAACTACACCTTTGAAGGAAGAGAAGGAACCGATGCACTATTGAATTGTATTGGAGAAGCAGGAACAGTGTCTAATTACGCTGACTATGTATACCCAGGAGATCCATACATTGTTATAGATGAAGTGAAATATACATTAGAATCCTTTAATGACTGTCTACATAATTACACATATGGTGTCAAGAACAAATGTGACAATCTAACAACTTGTAATTTTCAAATATCCAATGAGTTAGTTGGAAGTTCCTGTGGAACTGAAGGAAATGCATGGTTAACTGTACACTACCACTGTGTTC GAGATGGGGCCTGGACAACATGGAGTTCCTGGGGTGGTTGTTCTAGAACTTGTGGTGGTGGCTACAAGACTCGGACACGAACTTGCACTCATCCTGCACCAAATGATTTCAGCAAAAATCTAGTTTGTATGGATGGTAGTGTAAATCAGATAGAAAGATGTAACACTGCAACTTGCTcac ATTCTCAACGTAATTTAGAAGGTAGTAACTTTGTTCAAACTTGTGATGATCACAAAACCAATGGAAGTCTAACTGTTACCTATGCTAGGTGGCATAATGGTTGTGGGTGTGGAGGAAGTCATGTAGCTGGAACATATCAGACCCCATGCGATAATAACTATACATGTTCTGTTCCTGTTTCCAGATATATTAATTTACCTAATTATGATTATACATGCTATTCTTCACATTTAAcatatgatgatgatgataggACCATATATCGTACAGTTTCTTGCAcaaattattgttatattttggaCTCAACGTATACATGTAAAA TTCCCCAATGGACTCAATGGTCTGAGTGGTCTGTCTGTTCTCAGACATGTGATAGAGGATCCCAGATTAGAACACGTGAATGTGAGGAGGACACAGAATCAAACACAAGAGATGGCTACATAAACAGATGTGGACAGAAATATGATGAAACACACATACTAGAGACCAGGGAATGTTTACTATTAGGGAATCACCCATATTGTACTT attgtGAAGACAGAACATTTATTTATGGTGATGATGTGGCATTAAGAACTGTGAAAAACGATACAGATGAAG GAAATGCTGTCTTGTTGAAGAATGATATAGACATTATTAGATGTTGTGGATTAATTGCCTATTGGGAGTTTTTTGCAACTAATCCAGGAACTTTGAAGTTTATTGTATGGAGATCTACTGGTGAAGATAACAGCTATACAGTTGTAGGAACCAACTCTGTTAACATTTCTG ATACTGAAGTCAATAAGATATTCAAATTTATACCTGACAGTGCTGACCGTATCACAGTTATAGCAGATGATTTGATTGGATG GTTTGATGGTGGTGCTAATATTATTGGCTATGACAACTGTAGTTCTACATACAATGCATCAACAAGTAATCATCGTGACCTACGACCAAATTACTGCCCAACACAGACCTATAGAATGACCTTGGACAAGGAACCAGAAGATGAAGATGTTGTCCTGTGGTCTGGTACCCGCTATATTGACAGAGTATATGTTATGCAGTACACAACAGTGGAAA atacTTCCCCTTATTTCAACTTGTCAAGATACCACAAGACAATACCTGACCATTCATATATAGACTTTAGTATTATGGACTTTTACTTCAATGACACTGATTATGCTGACTGGTTTGTTCTTGTTAAACCAGAACATGATGCAGATCCATATTTCTATTATGATACTTTTGCAA AAAGTGTACATGTTAAAGATCAACTTCCACATATTAATGGAAGACAGAACTATGTTCATGAATTCATTGTATGGGCTGATGATTCTTGTTACAATAGAGTCACAGGAACTGTTACAATAACATCATTCAATGGA CCTCCTACATTTCCTGATTTACCAAAGAGAATATCGATAAGTGAGTCAAAGATAGGAGCACTTTACACGTTTAGTGTTGACGATCCATCGAATGGACCAGACACCATCACATGTCAATACGAAAGAGCTATACCTAATTCAGAAAGCCACAAATTTTATATTGAGG GTAAGACAATATACCTGTACAGCAATGCTACACTGGACAAAGATCTGAATCCTGAATATGAGATTGTTATATCTTGTAATGATGGAACAGATACAACAGTCACTTTCCTTAAAATAGAAATAACTAAAGAAATAACAGACTCAGAAGCACCTCCAG ATTTTGTCCTGATAGAGACTGGTGTTATCTTTGCTGCCACCTTTATTGCTGTAGTCATTAATGTAGGTGCTGTATATATTATGATGATGAACTCATTGATGATAACTCCATGA
- the LOC139510226 gene encoding uncharacterized protein isoform X3 yields MDGSVNQIERCNTATCSHSQRNLEGSNFVQTCDDHKTNGSLTVTYARWHNGCGCGGSHVAGTYQTPCDNNYTCSVPVSRYINLPNYDYTCYSSHLTYDDDDRTIYRTVSCTNYCYILDSTYTCKIPQWTQWSEWSVCSQTCDRGSQIRTRECEEDTESNTRDGYINRCGQKYDETHILETRECLLLGNHPYCTYCEDRTFIYGDDVALRTVKNDTDEGNAVLLKNDIDIIRCCGLIAYWEFFATNPGTLKFIVWRSTGEDNSYTVVGTNSVNISDTEVNKIFKFIPDSADRITVIADDLIGWFDGGANIIGYDNCSSTYNASTSNHRDLRPNYCPTQTYRMTLDKEPEDEDVVLWSGTRYIDRVYVMQYTTVENTSPYFNLSRYHKTIPDHSYIDFSIMDFYFNDTDYADWFVLVKPEHDADPYFYYDTFAKSVHVKDQLPHINGRQNYVHEFIVWADDSCYNRVTGTVTITSFNGPPTFPDLPKRISISESKIGALYTFSVDDPSNGPDTITCQYERAIPNSESHKFYIEGKTIYLYSNATLDKDLNPEYEIVISCNDGTDTTVTFLKIEITKEITDSEAPPDFVLIETGVIFAATFIAVVINVGAVYIMMMNSLMITP; encoded by the exons ATGGATGGTAGTGTAAATCAGATAGAAAGATGTAACACTGCAACTTGCTcac ATTCTCAACGTAATTTAGAAGGTAGTAACTTTGTTCAAACTTGTGATGATCACAAAACCAATGGAAGTCTAACTGTTACCTATGCTAGGTGGCATAATGGTTGTGGGTGTGGAGGAAGTCATGTAGCTGGAACATATCAGACCCCATGCGATAATAACTATACATGTTCTGTTCCTGTTTCCAGATATATTAATTTACCTAATTATGATTATACATGCTATTCTTCACATTTAAcatatgatgatgatgataggACCATATATCGTACAGTTTCTTGCAcaaattattgttatattttggaCTCAACGTATACATGTAAAA TTCCCCAATGGACTCAATGGTCTGAGTGGTCTGTCTGTTCTCAGACATGTGATAGAGGATCCCAGATTAGAACACGTGAATGTGAGGAGGACACAGAATCAAACACAAGAGATGGCTACATAAACAGATGTGGACAGAAATATGATGAAACACACATACTAGAGACCAGGGAATGTTTACTATTAGGGAATCACCCATATTGTACTT attgtGAAGACAGAACATTTATTTATGGTGATGATGTGGCATTAAGAACTGTGAAAAACGATACAGATGAAG GAAATGCTGTCTTGTTGAAGAATGATATAGACATTATTAGATGTTGTGGATTAATTGCCTATTGGGAGTTTTTTGCAACTAATCCAGGAACTTTGAAGTTTATTGTATGGAGATCTACTGGTGAAGATAACAGCTATACAGTTGTAGGAACCAACTCTGTTAACATTTCTG ATACTGAAGTCAATAAGATATTCAAATTTATACCTGACAGTGCTGACCGTATCACAGTTATAGCAGATGATTTGATTGGATG GTTTGATGGTGGTGCTAATATTATTGGCTATGACAACTGTAGTTCTACATACAATGCATCAACAAGTAATCATCGTGACCTACGACCAAATTACTGCCCAACACAGACCTATAGAATGACCTTGGACAAGGAACCAGAAGATGAAGATGTTGTCCTGTGGTCTGGTACCCGCTATATTGACAGAGTATATGTTATGCAGTACACAACAGTGGAAA atacTTCCCCTTATTTCAACTTGTCAAGATACCACAAGACAATACCTGACCATTCATATATAGACTTTAGTATTATGGACTTTTACTTCAATGACACTGATTATGCTGACTGGTTTGTTCTTGTTAAACCAGAACATGATGCAGATCCATATTTCTATTATGATACTTTTGCAA AAAGTGTACATGTTAAAGATCAACTTCCACATATTAATGGAAGACAGAACTATGTTCATGAATTCATTGTATGGGCTGATGATTCTTGTTACAATAGAGTCACAGGAACTGTTACAATAACATCATTCAATGGA CCTCCTACATTTCCTGATTTACCAAAGAGAATATCGATAAGTGAGTCAAAGATAGGAGCACTTTACACGTTTAGTGTTGACGATCCATCGAATGGACCAGACACCATCACATGTCAATACGAAAGAGCTATACCTAATTCAGAAAGCCACAAATTTTATATTGAGG GTAAGACAATATACCTGTACAGCAATGCTACACTGGACAAAGATCTGAATCCTGAATATGAGATTGTTATATCTTGTAATGATGGAACAGATACAACAGTCACTTTCCTTAAAATAGAAATAACTAAAGAAATAACAGACTCAGAAGCACCTCCAG ATTTTGTCCTGATAGAGACTGGTGTTATCTTTGCTGCCACCTTTATTGCTGTAGTCATTAATGTAGGTGCTGTATATATTATGATGATGAACTCATTGATGATAACTCCATGA